Within Telopea speciosissima isolate NSW1024214 ecotype Mountain lineage chromosome 8, Tspe_v1, whole genome shotgun sequence, the genomic segment ATGAAAGTGGATGTAAAGATATTAATCCTCCCTTGTCTATGAACTTGGAAAGGATTTCCACGCCTCAACTGAACAGGCTCATTTCAGTGGTTCCAAAAAGCAAGAGTGAGAATTTCGTTTCCACACTACAGGTAACACCTTCAAAGAGTGAACACCTTGAAGCGGAGGGTGTCTTCTCCCCCGAAGGCACTCTGTCGAGTTTAAACATGCCAGATGGTCATGCATCACCTTCTTCTGCAACTTCTGTGACGACAGATTTAGGGTTGGGATCCCTTTATGCATGTACATCTAAGGAACCAAAGAAACCAGCATGTGTATCTCTTAAAGAACATCTGCAGGATTGTTCTGGTTGGTCTCCTACTGAGATTGATGTGATAAACAGCAGTATTTTAAACCCTCCTGCCCAGTGTCCTTCCTACCCTGGTCCTGATCTGAGGGAGGAGTTTGATCCAAGATATTTCAAGAACATGTGGAGAGGTCTTCTGGACAAGGTTGGCAGGCAAGATGAAGCCATATATGCCATTAGTCAAACTATATCCCGCTGCAGAACAGAAGGTGAAAGGCATCGTGGTGCAAACCGGAAAGGAGATATATGGTTCAATTTCATTGGACCTGATAGGGTTGCAAAGAAGAGAACTGCCTTGGCCCTTGCAGACATAATATTCGGCAGTGAAAAAAACCTTATCTGTGTGGATCTAAGTTCCCACTGTAGCAGCCATTCTAACATGATCCTTGATCGTCATGAAATGAATAATTATGATGTGAAATTCAGAGGGAAGACGGTTGTTGATTACATTGCCGGGGAGTTGAGCAAGAAACCCTTGTCAGTCATCTTCATTGAAAATGTAGAGAAGGTTGATCTACTAGCTCAGAATAGCTTGTCCTCTGCTATTAGGACTGGTAAATTTTCAGACTCGCATGGAAGAGAAATTGGCACAAACAATGTGATCTTTGTGACAACCTCAAGAGTTAAAAAGGGTATGGAAACCATCTTTGCTGGTAAAAAACCCTTTAATTTTTCCGAGGAGAGAATTTTAGGAGTTCAATGCTggcaaatgaaaatttttattggaGGTGCTCGTGATAATTCCTCCAAAAGCAATAGTTTAAATGTATTGGTTACTCGTAGGAAAGGCATCTCTGGCTTGTTTGTGAATAAGCGAAAGCTGATCGAATCTGGTGACCCCACTGAGCAGCGTGAAACCTTGGAGACAGCCAAACGGGCCCACAAGCCATTAACTATAAATCTAGATTTGAATCTGCCAGTCGAAGAGTTGGAAGCAAATGATACAGATAACAGAAACTGTGACAGTGATGCTGTATCTGAGAACTCAGAGGCTTGGTTGGAagaattttttgttcaaatggATGAAACAGTCATTTTCAAGCCTTTTGATTTTGATGCCCTTGCTGACAAAATATTGAAAGAGATCAACAAGAGCTTCTGCAAGATAATTGGGTGTAATGGTTTGCTGGAGATAGATGCAGAAGTCATGGAACAGATACTTGCAGCTGCATGGTTATCAGACAGGCATGAAGCAATAGAGGACTGGGTGAACAATGTTCTTGGAAGGTGCTTTGCTGAAGCCCGCCAAAGGTATAGCTTCTTAGTTAGGTCTGTTTTGAAACTTGTTTCTTGTGAGGGGCTCTTAATGGAAGAGCAAGCACCTGGAATTTGCCTCCCTGCACAAATTATCTTgaattgatgtgtgtgtgtgtgtgtctgtgattcccccccccccctcccccctcttttttttttttttggtagttaCAAATGTA encodes:
- the LOC122671344 gene encoding protein SMAX1-LIKE 6-like isoform X2; this translates as MPTPVIAARQCLTSEAACALDEAVGVSRRRGHAQTTSLHAVSAFLALPSSSLREACTRARSSSYSPRLQFKALELCFGVALDRLPSSQALEEPPISNSLMAAIRRSQANQRRHPDSFHFHQQQQQQQHSSLSCVKVELRQLTLSILDDPVVSRVFAEAGFRSCDIKLAIVRPPPLPLIRYPRRCPPVFLCNLTGGDSEPGRRSFSFPFPGFAGFSELSGVDDNCTRIGEILAKKSGRNPLLVGIFAHDTVLSFAECVQRGKAGVLPAELSGLSFICIEEELSEFFSATGSEDSLGLRFEELVHSVESCSGSGVVVNIGDLKGFIADGSIDAVNYVVTQLTKLLELHHGHLWLIAEAASYEIYLKFLRRFPSIEKDWDLQLLPITSLKPSISSMGGLYSRSNSLMESFVPFGGFFPTPSHLKGPLSSTTKSVSRLHTAELGINEGLDIAKAKDDGLILNSKVLGLQRKWNDKCLHLHQSCKKADVNIYQAGSQSLPTFEGFPFVVERKEKLDNHNGDSKNASLNESGCKDINPPLSMNLERISTPQLNRLISVVPKSKSENFVSTLQVTPSKSEHLEAEGVFSPEGTLSSLNMPDGHASPSSATSVTTDLGLGSLYACTSKEPKKPACVSLKEHLQDCSGWSPTEIDVINSSILNPPAQCPSYPGPDLREEFDPRYFKNMWRGLLDKVGRQDEAIYAISQTISRCRTEGERHRGANRKGDIWFNFIGPDRVAKKRTALALADIIFGSEKNLICVDLSSHCSSHSNMILDRHEMNNYDVKFRGKTVVDYIAGELSKKPLSVIFIENVEKVDLLAQNSLSSAIRTGKFSDSHGREIGTNNVIFVTTSRVKKGMETIFAGKKPFNFSEERILGVQCWQMKIFIGGARDNSSKSNSLNVLVTRRKGISGLFVNKRKLIESGDPTEQRETLETAKRAHKPLTINLDLNLPVEELEANDTDNRNCDSDAVSENSEAWLEEFFVQMDETVIFKPFDFDALADKILKEINKSFCKIIGCNGLLEIDAEVMEQILAAAWLSDRHEAIEDWVNNVLGRCFAEARQRYSFLVRSVLKLVSCEGLLMEEQAPGICLPAQIILN
- the LOC122671344 gene encoding protein SMAX1-LIKE 6-like isoform X1; translation: MPTPVIAARQCLTSEAACALDEAVGVSRRRGHAQTTSLHAVSAFLALPSSSLREACTRARSSSYSPRLQFKALELCFGVALDRLPSSQALEEPPISNSLMAAIRRSQANQRRHPDSFHFHQQQQQQQHSSLSCVKVELRQLTLSILDDPVVSRVFAEAGFRSCDIKLAIVRPPPLPLIRYPRRCPPVFLCNLTGGDSEPGRRSFSFPFPGFAGFSELSGVDDNCTRIGEILAKKSGRNPLLVGIFAHDTVLSFAECVQRGKAGVLPAELSGLSFICIEEELSEFFSATGSEDSLGLRFEELVHSVESCSGSGVVVNIGDLKGFIADGSIDAVNYVVTQLTKLLELHHGHLWLIAEAASYEIYLKFLRRFPSIEKDWDLQLLPITSLKPSISSMGGLYSRSNSLMESFVPFGGFFPTPSHLKGPLSSTTKSVSRSHLCNEKYEQELSTILKAGCIDSVEDHRQSSLPAWLHTAELGINEGLDIAKAKDDGLILNSKVLGLQRKWNDKCLHLHQSCKKADVNIYQAGSQSLPTFEGFPFVVERKEKLDNHNGDSKNASLNESGCKDINPPLSMNLERISTPQLNRLISVVPKSKSENFVSTLQVTPSKSEHLEAEGVFSPEGTLSSLNMPDGHASPSSATSVTTDLGLGSLYACTSKEPKKPACVSLKEHLQDCSGWSPTEIDVINSSILNPPAQCPSYPGPDLREEFDPRYFKNMWRGLLDKVGRQDEAIYAISQTISRCRTEGERHRGANRKGDIWFNFIGPDRVAKKRTALALADIIFGSEKNLICVDLSSHCSSHSNMILDRHEMNNYDVKFRGKTVVDYIAGELSKKPLSVIFIENVEKVDLLAQNSLSSAIRTGKFSDSHGREIGTNNVIFVTTSRVKKGMETIFAGKKPFNFSEERILGVQCWQMKIFIGGARDNSSKSNSLNVLVTRRKGISGLFVNKRKLIESGDPTEQRETLETAKRAHKPLTINLDLNLPVEELEANDTDNRNCDSDAVSENSEAWLEEFFVQMDETVIFKPFDFDALADKILKEINKSFCKIIGCNGLLEIDAEVMEQILAAAWLSDRHEAIEDWVNNVLGRCFAEARQRYSFLVRSVLKLVSCEGLLMEEQAPGICLPAQIILN